The Oryzias latipes chromosome 16, ASM223467v1 genome includes a region encoding these proteins:
- the LOC105356008 gene encoding B-cell receptor CD22 translates to MNYLPFGLLVLLTLSTNFFCNTAQGDPFVLEKTQITVEEGSCVEIKCKYSSYYVDAEGGTWFWLNNATWNQNTGYTGTVLYSNDESKRSVSQLFKNRVRHTGSSHGTAGRQAYQLCQISICNLTVNDSGNYMFRFEGKTSTVKWATEPRATLTVGVAPQVEILIKDQSEGTLQDIKEGNSIILECRLKKSKPKPDSFFWQKDGKDIENSQIYELMRIKPEDRGNYTCGARNLIGSGTSQSINLDVKYKPMNITISTWGLHNNTVKINSSVSLTCNAAANPQPQFSWYKQSEGRQKISITDQRALNISRVQRTDEECYVCTASNTLGQGKDSSPSCIQVLFPPTNVLLTMDTKVREGRLITVNCTAESFPAATFTVETSSTSYNYSSGKTLSQSKKHTFINEFKATSAHNGSYICIASNSEGNQRSQEKKLEVEYSPKDVKVEAKPGSVVKENQPFSLDCSFHSNPSVSSLTWMKKTNDGREMTVSSGRKYSVKSARPSDSGWYSCSATNDVGTGKSQPVQITVHYAPKQTTIIKGEELLHDGKRLVTLSCSSQCYPPATYVWYKKPENKEVSSGNNFTVFSDQAGEYYCVAKNEIDQGVSAPIRPFDNDLTTVKLLLIGLSLIFIIVLIFLLYRHRRNKLLQQGTTNRPVCSNLVVCWSGAFNQAASAEPFRSREDLLPDQDRRPKASQGQQRPNVPSASNVDSIYSVAKLPKKIQASSADKPMAKQQGHMDDDSLNYASLHFKNKPKNTASRIPEEDVVYAKVCKSKPSNEEEEEQMDYVNIDMATGANPQNVWNSDSDTSDDTVEVNYAQVNFKPKAGHHRTRRNSSSSQEETQYSEVKFN, encoded by the exons ATGAATTATCTTCCATTTGGGTTGTTGGTATTATTGACCCTCTCAACAA attttttttgtaacacaGCACAAGGGGATCCTTTTGTATTAGAGAAGACCCAGATCACAGTTGAAGAAGGCTCCTGTGTTGAAATCAAATGTAAATACTCAAGTTATTATGTAGATGCTGAAGGTGGAACCTGGTTTTGGTTGAATAATGCAACCTGGAACCAGAATACAGGCTACACTGGGACTGTTCTTTACAGCAATGATGAGTCAAAGCGGTCCGTCAGTCAACTCTTTAAAAACAGAGTGAGACATACAGGTTCTTCACATGGAACTGCTGGACGACAAGCATATCAACTGTGTCAAATTTCCATCTGTAATCTGACTGTGAACGACAGTGGAAATTATATGTTCAGATTTGAAGGAAAAACTTCAACCGTTAAATGGGCGACAGAGCCAAGAGCTACCCTAACTGTTGGTG TTGCTCCTCAAGTTGAGATACTGATTAAAGATCAGAGTGAAGGAACATTACAAGACATCAAAGAAGGGAACAGCATCATCCTGGAGTGCAGACTGAAGAAAAGCAAGCCAAAACCTGACAGCTTTTTCTGGCAAAAAGATGGGAAAGACATTGAAAATAGTCAGATTTATGAATTGATGAGGATCAAACCAGAGGACAGAGGAAACTACACATGTGGAGCCAGAAACCTGATTGGCTCTGGAACATCACAGTCCATTAATCTTGATGTTAAAT ACAAGCCGATGAATATCACCATTTCCACTTGGGGCCTTCATAATAACACAGTTAAAATCAACAGCAGCGTCTCTTTGACCTGCAATGCTGCAGCAAATCCACAGCCACAGTTCTCCTGGTACAAACAGTCTGAAGGCCGACAAAAGATTTCAATAACGGACCAAAGGGCTTTGAATATAAGTCGGGTTCAAAGAACAGATGAAGAATGTTACGTTTGCACTGCATCCAACACCCTTGGTCAGGGGAAAGACAGTTCACCTTCTTGTATACAAGTTCTGT TTCCTCCCACCAACGTCCTGCTGACCATGGACACAAAGGTCAGAGAGGGTCGGCTCATCACAGTCAACTGTACCGCTGAAAGTTTTCCAGCTGCTACTTTCACTGTTGAAACATCTTCAACATCATATAATTACTCTTCAGGAAAAACTTTGTCTCAATCgaaaaaacacactttcataaatgaatttaaagcaaCTTCAGCTCACAATGGATCTTACATCTGCATTGCATCAAACAGTGAAGGGAATCAGAGAAGCCAGGagaagaagctggaggttgAAT ATTCTCCTAAAGATGTGAAAGTAGAAGCAAAGCCTGGATCTGTCGTAAAGGAAAATCAGCCTTTCTCACTGGACTGCAGCTTCCATTCTAACCCATCCGTCTCTTCACTCACCTGGATGAAGAAGACCAATGACGGCAGGGAAATGACTGTGAGTTCTGGGAGGAAATACTCTGTGAAATCTGCCCGTCCCTCTGACAGTGGATGGTACAGCTGTTCAGCTACAAATGATGTTGGAACAGGAAAATCCCAGCCTGTGCAGATTACAGTCCATT AtgctccaaaacaaacaacaatcaTCAAAGGTGAAGAGCTGTTGCATGATGGGAAACGTTTAGTGACTCTGAGCTGCAGCAGTCAGTGCTATCCTCCTGCAACTTATGTCTGGTACAAAAAACCAGAAAATAAAGAAGTCTCCAGTGGAAATAACTTCACAGTTTTCTCAGACCAAGCAGGAGAGTACTATTGTGTTGCTAAAAATGAGATCGATCAAGGAGTCTCTGCACCCATCAGACCGTTTGATA ACGACTTAACAACTGTGAAACTTTTGTTGATTGGCCTAAGTTTGATCTTcataattgttttaatttttcttttatacag aCACAGGAGGAACAAATTACTTCAGCAAGGAACCACGAACAGACCTGTCTGCAGTAAtcttgtg GTGTGCTGGAGTGGAGCTTTCAATCAGGCGGCTTCAGCAGAGCCTTTCAGAAGCAGAGAGGACCTCTTGCCAGACCAGGACCGGCGTCCAAAAGCATCACAAGGACAACAGCGCCCTAATGTCCC GTCTGCATCCAACGTGGACTCTATTTACAGCGTAGCAAAACTGCCCAAGAAAATACAG GCTTCCTCAGCAGACAAGCCAATGGCAAAGCAACAAGGACACATGGATGATGATTCTCTCAACTATGCTTCCCTGCACTTTAAAAATAAGCCAAA GAACACAGCATCAAGGATACCAGAGGAGGATGTTGTGTATGCTAAAGTCTGTAAATCCAAGCCTTCAAATGAG gaagaagaggagcagaTGGATTATGTAAACATCGATATGGCCACAGGAGCCAACCCTCAGAATGTATGGAACTCTGACTCTGACACCAGTGACGATACTGTGGAGGTCAATTATGCACAGGTGAACTTTAAACCAAAGGCTGGACACCACAGAACCAGGAGAAACTCCAGCAGCTCTCAGGAAGAAACTCAGTATTCTGAAGTCAAGTTCAACTGA
- the irgc gene encoding interferon-inducible GTPase 5, with protein MADVFKGLNLLETLKESVENNKLSDVKDAVEDLLISRINVAVVGDRVEKKATLMNSLRGLGPDDEGAAPFPTTADPDEVAGYPNPKHPDFRLWDLPPVSNTSPFEAEGYINKFKFLRYNVVFMTFTQVIHPNCVEVFLEALSLQREAVYFVLLASQTDTEKSLEEKRRASLDVLKSQGVKIPKVYLVRPSTLEKLDFPDLLGDVSKDLPEIRAHALLLALPALTTTLVTQKKEAFKALIWAAASLSGGMSAIPVPLVASMVDSSVAVRILTKAQLSLCLDDESVQRLARQRGIEPSRLKDLRTCVMSVEVTKGEVKKRLAAAEKDLATVSSKLLQMAMPRHARSASRSFAAMLQALNTAVDEMAADAERIVAAALEERK; from the coding sequence ATGGCTGATGTCTTCAAAGGCCTAAACCTGCTGGAAACGCTCAAAGAGTCGGTGGAGAACAACAAGTTGTCTGATGTAAAGGATGCGGTGGAAGATCTCCTCATCAGTAGGATTAATGTGGCTGTGGTTGGGGACCGTGTTGAGAAAAAAGCCACTCTCATGAACTCTCTCCGCGGCCTCGGCCCTGATGATGAGGGAGCCGCCCCCTTTCCAACCACTGCCGACCCAGATGAAGTGGCTGGCTACCCAAACCCCAAACACCCTGATTTTCGCCTTTGGGATCTTCCACCTGTGTCTAATACGTCCCCATTTGAAGCTGAGGGATACATTAATAAATTCAAGTTTCTTCGCTATAATGTTGTCTTTATGACCTTCACACAGGTCATTCATCCCAACTGTGTGGAAGTTTTCTTGGAGGCCCTTTCTTTGCAGCGTGAAGCTGTGTACTTTGTTCTCTTAGCTTCCCAAACAGACACGGAGAAGAGCCTGGAGGAAAAGAGGCGGGCCAGTCTGGACGTCCTGAAATCCCAGGGTGTGAAAATTCCTAAAGTTTACCTGGTCAGACCCTCCACTCTGGAAAAGCTTGACTTTCCCGACCTTTTGGGGGACGTTAGTAAAGACCTTCCAGAGATCAGAGCCCACGCTCTTCTCCTGGCTCTGCCGGCTCTCACCACCACCTTGGTCACCCAGAAAAAGGAAGCATTTAAGGCTCTCATATGGGCAGCCGCCTCTCTGTCAGGAGGGATGTCAGCTATTCCTGTTCCTCTTGTAGCTTCCATGGTGGACTCCAGTGTGGCGGTGCGAATTTTGACAAAGGCGCAGCTATCTTTGTGCCTGGATGATGAGTCTGTACAGCGACTGGCCCGCCAAAGAGGCATCGAACCCTCAAGACTTAAGGACCTGCGGACCTGTGTGATGTCTGTGGAAGTTACCAAAGGGGAAGTTAAAAAGCGCCTGGCGGCGGCAGAGAAAGATTTGGCCACGGTTTCATCAAAGCTGCTGCAGATGGCGATGCCTCGGCATGCTCGCTCTGCCAGCCGCTCCTTTGCCGCCATGCTGCAAGCGTTAAACACAGCTGTGGATGAAATGGCAGCTGATGCAGAGAGAATAGTGGCAGCTGCTCTAGAGGAGAGGAAATGA